The following proteins are co-located in the Sphingomonas panacis genome:
- a CDS encoding DUF938 domain-containing protein: MTDARLSSPAALRNRDPILDVLKSVLPDSGTVLEIASGSGEHIVHFAAALPGLTWQPSDPSDTARASIAAWLTAEQPANILPPLDVDASANDWPVAAADAVLAINMVHISPWAATLGLLAGASRLLPAGGPLFLYGPYRRGAEPMAASNIAFDADLKARNPEWGIRDLAVVAAAADTLGLSLDRVVEMPANNLSVVFVRR; encoded by the coding sequence ATGACCGACGCCCGCCTGAGCAGCCCGGCCGCCCTTCGCAATCGCGATCCGATTCTCGACGTTCTCAAGTCGGTGCTGCCCGACAGCGGCACCGTGCTGGAGATCGCGAGCGGATCGGGCGAGCATATCGTCCATTTCGCCGCCGCGTTGCCGGGGCTGACCTGGCAACCGAGCGATCCGTCAGACACAGCGCGCGCCTCGATCGCGGCGTGGCTGACGGCGGAGCAACCGGCGAACATCCTGCCACCGCTGGACGTGGATGCGTCCGCGAACGACTGGCCGGTCGCAGCGGCGGACGCGGTGCTGGCGATCAACATGGTCCATATCAGCCCGTGGGCGGCAACGCTCGGATTGCTCGCTGGCGCGTCGCGACTGTTACCGGCGGGCGGGCCGCTGTTCCTGTACGGGCCGTACCGCCGCGGCGCGGAACCGATGGCGGCGAGCAACATCGCGTTCGACGCGGACCTGAAGGCGCGCAATCCCGAATGGGGCATTCGCGATCTGGCCGTCGTGGCGGCCGCCGCCGATACGCTCGGGCTGAGTTTGGACCGGGTTGTGGAGATGCCGGCGAACAACCTCTCGGTGGTGTTCGTGCGGCGGTGA
- the trxC gene encoding thioredoxin TrxC: MSESKIVICPACASANRVPVEKLGAGGTCGRCHAALFQAAPLTLTAANFDAHAGRGDLPLLVDFWAEWCGPCRQMAPAFAAAARDLEPRMRLGKLDTEAESAIAARYAIRSIPTMILFKGGRELARQSGAMPASAIVGWARGLV; encoded by the coding sequence ATGAGTGAAAGCAAGATCGTCATCTGTCCCGCCTGCGCGAGCGCCAACCGCGTGCCCGTGGAAAAGCTCGGCGCGGGCGGCACCTGCGGGCGCTGCCACGCGGCCTTGTTCCAGGCCGCTCCGCTGACGCTGACCGCCGCCAATTTCGACGCGCATGCGGGCAGGGGCGATCTGCCGCTGCTGGTCGATTTCTGGGCGGAATGGTGCGGCCCGTGCCGCCAGATGGCGCCGGCGTTCGCCGCTGCCGCGCGTGATCTGGAGCCAAGGATGCGGCTCGGCAAGCTCGACACCGAGGCGGAAAGCGCGATCGCGGCGCGCTACGCGATCCGTTCGATCCCGACGATGATCCTGTTCAAAGGTGGCCGCGAGCTTGCGCGACAATCGGGCGCGATGCCGGCCAGCGCCATCGTCGGGTGGGCGCGGGGGCTGGTGTAG
- a CDS encoding homoserine O-succinyltransferase: MPIKIPDDLPATRTLEAEGITVMRETEAARQDIRPLRIGLLNLMPNKISTETQLARLIGASPLQIELTLVRMTDHVARNTSADHMAAFYRPWTDVRDERFDGFIITGAPVEKLPFEDVRYWGEMRQIFDWTQSHVHSCLTICWAAQAAAYYFHGIGKHPLEAKASGVFPHRNLAPASPYLRGFSDDFAVPVSRWTEVRREDVLRAPALRILADSDETGPCLLEDPAWRRLYMFNHLEYDTNTLADEYARDQGTVPAHYFPDDDPTRPPPNTWRSHAHLLFGNWINEIYQTAPFDLGAIGPVTRAAAA, encoded by the coding sequence GTGCCGATCAAGATTCCCGACGATTTGCCCGCCACCCGCACGCTGGAAGCCGAAGGCATCACCGTGATGCGTGAGACCGAGGCCGCGCGGCAGGATATTCGCCCGCTTCGGATCGGGCTGCTCAACCTGATGCCCAACAAGATCAGCACCGAGACCCAACTCGCCCGGCTGATCGGTGCGTCGCCGCTCCAGATCGAGCTGACGCTGGTGCGGATGACCGACCATGTCGCGCGCAACACCTCGGCCGATCATATGGCGGCATTCTACCGGCCGTGGACGGACGTGCGCGACGAGCGGTTCGACGGCTTCATCATCACCGGCGCGCCGGTCGAGAAGCTGCCGTTCGAGGACGTGCGCTATTGGGGCGAGATGCGCCAGATTTTCGACTGGACGCAAAGCCACGTGCATAGCTGCCTGACGATCTGCTGGGCGGCGCAGGCGGCAGCCTATTATTTCCACGGCATCGGCAAGCATCCGCTGGAAGCGAAGGCGAGCGGCGTGTTCCCGCACCGCAACCTCGCCCCCGCCTCGCCCTATCTGCGCGGTTTCTCGGACGATTTCGCGGTGCCGGTCTCGCGCTGGACGGAGGTGCGGCGCGAAGACGTGTTGCGCGCGCCAGCCCTGCGCATCCTCGCCGACAGCGATGAGACCGGGCCGTGTCTGCTCGAAGACCCCGCGTGGCGGCGGCTGTATATGTTCAACCACCTCGAATACGACACCAATACGCTCGCCGATGAATATGCGCGCGATCAAGGCACGGTGCCCGCGCACTACTTCCCCGACGATGACCCAACGCGCCCACCGCCGAACACGTGGCGCAGCCATGCGCATCTGCTGTTCGGCAACTGGATCAACGAGATTTACCAGACCGCGCCGTTCGACCTGGGCGCGATCGGCCCGGTGACGCGGGCGGCGGCTGCGTGA
- a CDS encoding efflux transporter outer membrane subunit, producing MNRRIVSIAVLAAGLSACTAGPDYHLPEGAAARSPAANGAFVGAKDKAFAAVPLPDHWWRLYDDALLDSLVSEGLAANTDLRAADANLRAASAVVREAQSERTIQTGLSGGASLARPYGTGQGLPGQVGYDLGGSLSYPLDLAGRIRRSIEAAQADAEASEAARDEVRVTVAAAVTRAYASTCTANVRIAAANRVIGIQQQTFTATRRLQRGGRNTAFDVTRAEAAVEQSQAQLPALVAARQASLFELAALLGRAPANYPRAVENCQKLPLVRSVVPVGDGAALIRRRPDIRRAERSLAAATARIGVVTANLYPQVTLGGSAGFTGPLSPLRVGDAFNLSLGPLISWTFPNRTLVRAQIAVAGAQADAALATFDGTVLEGLRQTETALSAYARTRDQVADLTRARDSAARAVSQANRLTRFGRGTFLDTLSAQATLANAEASLASAQAALVDAQVSLFLALGGGWTADTAQPVK from the coding sequence ATGAACCGGCGCATCGTCTCGATCGCGGTGCTGGCGGCGGGGTTGTCGGCCTGCACCGCCGGACCCGACTATCATCTGCCCGAAGGCGCCGCCGCCAGATCGCCCGCCGCCAACGGTGCCTTCGTCGGTGCGAAGGACAAGGCGTTCGCGGCGGTGCCGCTGCCCGATCATTGGTGGCGGCTCTATGACGACGCATTGCTCGACAGCCTGGTCAGCGAAGGCCTTGCCGCCAACACCGATCTGCGCGCCGCCGATGCGAACCTGCGCGCGGCCAGCGCGGTCGTGCGCGAGGCGCAGTCGGAACGCACCATCCAGACCGGCCTCTCCGGCGGCGCGTCACTGGCGCGACCGTATGGCACGGGCCAAGGGCTGCCCGGCCAGGTCGGTTATGATCTCGGCGGCAGCCTGTCCTATCCGCTTGATCTCGCCGGCCGTATTCGCCGCTCGATAGAAGCGGCGCAGGCCGATGCCGAGGCGAGCGAGGCGGCACGCGACGAGGTCCGCGTCACCGTCGCGGCGGCGGTGACGCGCGCCTACGCATCCACCTGCACCGCCAACGTCCGTATCGCCGCCGCCAACCGCGTGATCGGCATCCAGCAGCAGACCTTTACCGCGACGCGCCGGCTTCAGCGCGGCGGGCGCAACACCGCTTTCGACGTGACGCGCGCCGAGGCTGCGGTCGAGCAGAGCCAGGCGCAATTGCCGGCTTTGGTCGCGGCGCGGCAAGCCTCGCTGTTCGAACTTGCCGCGTTGCTCGGCCGCGCGCCCGCCAACTATCCGCGCGCGGTGGAGAATTGCCAGAAGCTGCCGCTCGTCCGCAGCGTCGTGCCGGTCGGCGACGGTGCCGCGCTGATCCGGCGCCGCCCCGATATCCGCCGCGCCGAACGCTCGCTCGCGGCGGCGACCGCGCGGATCGGCGTCGTCACCGCCAACCTCTATCCGCAAGTCACTCTCGGCGGATCGGCTGGGTTCACCGGGCCACTGTCCCCGCTACGGGTCGGTGATGCTTTCAATCTCTCGCTCGGCCCGCTGATTAGCTGGACCTTTCCCAACCGCACGCTGGTTCGCGCGCAGATCGCGGTGGCGGGCGCGCAGGCCGATGCGGCACTCGCCACCTTCGACGGCACCGTGCTGGAGGGGTTGCGCCAGACCGAAACCGCCTTGTCCGCGTATGCGCGCACCCGCGATCAGGTCGCCGACCTCACCCGCGCGCGCGACAGCGCGGCGCGTGCCGTGTCGCAAGCCAACCGGCTCACCCGCTTCGGCCGCGGCACCTTCCTCGATACGTTGAGCGCACAGGCGACACTCGCGAACGCCGAAGCGTCGCTGGCGAGCGCTCAGGCGGCGCTGGTCGATGCCCAGGTGAGCCTGTTCCTCGCGCTGGGTGGCGGCTGGACGGCGGATACGGCGCAGCCGGTGAAATAG
- a CDS encoding efflux RND transporter periplasmic adaptor subunit has product MLVLIALLVALWLWRRYEVDPWTRDGRVRADVVRVTPDVGGLITTVAVRDNQIVHTGDLLFVVDRPRYALALEQAQAAIASARATLAQNRREAARDLALGDLVAAEAHEQNVARVATAQAALAQAEAQADTARLNLARTQVRASVNGTITNLDLHPGDYVAAGQQALALVDADSLRIEAYFEETKLGNVRPGAAAKVRLMGDPRVLTGHVESIAAGISDSERTNTGNLLPNVNATFSWVRLAQRIPVRVKIDSVPADLRLISGRTATVTLEPPAPQPTLAKPRPTPTPSATR; this is encoded by the coding sequence GTGCTGGTCCTCATCGCGTTGCTCGTCGCCCTGTGGCTGTGGCGCCGCTACGAGGTCGATCCGTGGACGCGCGACGGGCGCGTTCGCGCCGACGTGGTGCGCGTCACCCCCGATGTCGGCGGCCTGATCACCACGGTGGCGGTGCGCGACAACCAGATCGTCCACACCGGCGATCTGCTGTTCGTGGTGGATCGCCCGCGATATGCGCTCGCGCTCGAACAGGCGCAGGCGGCGATCGCCAGCGCGCGGGCGACACTGGCGCAGAACCGGCGCGAGGCGGCGCGCGATCTCGCGCTCGGCGATCTCGTCGCGGCGGAGGCGCATGAGCAGAACGTCGCCCGCGTCGCCACCGCACAGGCCGCGCTCGCCCAGGCCGAGGCGCAGGCCGATACCGCGCGCCTCAACCTCGCCCGAACGCAGGTCCGCGCGAGCGTCAACGGCACGATCACCAATCTCGATCTCCATCCCGGCGACTATGTCGCCGCCGGTCAGCAGGCGCTCGCGCTGGTCGATGCCGATTCGTTGCGGATCGAGGCGTATTTCGAGGAGACCAAGCTCGGCAACGTCCGCCCCGGCGCGGCCGCCAAGGTGCGGCTGATGGGCGACCCGCGCGTGCTGACGGGGCATGTCGAGAGCATCGCCGCCGGCATCAGCGACAGCGAGCGCACCAACACCGGCAACCTGCTGCCCAACGTCAACGCGACCTTCTCCTGGGTGCGGCTCGCCCAGCGTATCCCGGTGCGCGTCAAGATCGACTCGGTGCCGGCCGATCTGCGGCTGATCTCGGGCCGCACCGCAACGGTAACGCTTGAACCGCCCGCGCCGCAGCCTACGCTCGCCAAACCGCGCCCGACGCCGACGCCGAGCGCGACGCGATGA
- a CDS encoding DUF1656 domain-containing protein, translating into MTGEVSLLGVYVPGLLLLVVAAAVLVALVSRLFALTGLYRIFAYRPLVDLALYILILGGLVLAFAPPGVAL; encoded by the coding sequence ATGACCGGCGAGGTAAGCCTGTTGGGCGTGTACGTGCCCGGCCTGCTGTTGCTCGTGGTGGCGGCGGCGGTGCTGGTGGCGTTGGTCTCGCGGCTGTTCGCGCTGACCGGCCTGTACCGCATCTTCGCCTATCGTCCTTTGGTCGATCTGGCGCTTTATATCCTCATCCTCGGCGGGCTGGTGCTCGCCTTCGCGCCCCCGGGAGTTGCGCTGTGA
- a CDS encoding FUSC family protein, whose product MNDRYGFDIALFSLKSFIAAMLAYYIALKIGLTRPYWAVSTSYIVAQPLAGAVISKAVFRLMGTVLGAAAAVVLVPNLVNAPELLSLALALWLGLCLFISLQDRTPRSYVFLLAGYTASIIGFPSVAAPGQIFQTSVLRVEEISLGILCGSLVHALVFPQSVAGRLLARVDAIVADVERWSRDALTGAPNETVLRERRRLALDVNELHQLSTHLPFDTARFLPRVRTVRALQDQLSLLLPLASAVEDRIVELESHGGVPERLAALIDRACGWLAVPASSFVERATFVEALVAEIRAEEPPMTAPLVWRDALILSLASRLADLVQSHRAVRDLRDQIRSPSRAAITPVVRDALRSASKRTFHRDRLVALRAAFGTITTMVLGCAFWIYSGWPDGAGAVLIAGVCCALFGNSDNPAPAIRTFLWGSIIGVVIAGIYLFAILPGVTDFVTLAAVLAPMFLMLGAFLAIPKYTLISLGVVLGLANLIGLNANYVGDFVSFANGAVAQLVGTAFAVVTVGLFQTVGAERSSARLIRAGWRDLARRSLLPGEPDEIGWVSKMLDRIGLLAPRLVARGQDPGRPLFDVLVDLRVGISVAGLRRVKLAAGDFGRGIVDSVLARVSEHYRARSLDQPAVHDPDLLTAIDAAMTAFAADPQPDERRDALLALTSLRRNLFPAAPGYAEAAA is encoded by the coding sequence ATGAACGATCGCTACGGATTCGATATCGCGCTTTTCTCGCTCAAGAGCTTCATCGCGGCGATGCTTGCGTATTACATCGCGCTCAAGATCGGCCTCACGCGCCCCTATTGGGCGGTCAGCACGTCGTACATCGTCGCGCAGCCGCTTGCCGGGGCGGTCATCTCCAAGGCGGTGTTCCGGTTGATGGGCACGGTGCTGGGCGCGGCGGCGGCGGTGGTGCTGGTGCCCAATCTTGTCAACGCGCCCGAACTGCTGTCGCTCGCACTCGCGCTCTGGCTCGGGCTGTGCCTGTTCATCTCGTTGCAGGACAGGACGCCGCGCAGCTACGTGTTCCTGCTGGCGGGCTATACCGCCTCGATCATCGGCTTCCCGAGCGTCGCCGCGCCGGGGCAGATCTTTCAGACATCGGTGTTGCGCGTCGAGGAGATTTCGCTCGGCATCCTGTGCGGCAGCCTCGTTCATGCGCTCGTCTTCCCGCAGAGCGTGGCGGGGCGTCTGCTCGCGCGAGTCGACGCGATCGTCGCCGACGTCGAACGCTGGTCGCGCGACGCGCTCACCGGCGCGCCGAACGAGACGGTGCTGCGCGAACGCCGCCGGCTCGCGCTCGACGTCAACGAGCTTCACCAACTTTCCACACACCTGCCGTTCGATACCGCGCGCTTCCTGCCGCGGGTCCGCACCGTGCGCGCGTTGCAGGACCAGCTTTCGTTGCTTCTCCCGCTCGCCAGCGCGGTGGAGGATCGGATCGTCGAACTGGAGTCGCACGGCGGTGTGCCCGAGCGGCTCGCCGCGCTGATCGATCGCGCGTGCGGCTGGCTCGCCGTGCCTGCCAGTTCGTTCGTCGAGCGCGCAACGTTCGTCGAGGCGCTGGTCGCCGAAATCCGGGCGGAGGAGCCGCCGATGACGGCACCACTCGTCTGGCGTGACGCGCTGATCCTCAGCCTCGCGTCGCGGCTCGCCGATCTTGTCCAGTCGCACCGCGCGGTGCGCGACCTGCGCGACCAGATCCGCTCGCCGAGCCGCGCCGCGATCACGCCCGTCGTTCGCGACGCGCTCCGCAGCGCCTCGAAGCGGACGTTCCACCGGGACCGGCTTGTCGCGTTGCGCGCCGCGTTCGGCACGATCACGACGATGGTGCTTGGTTGCGCGTTCTGGATCTATTCGGGCTGGCCGGATGGCGCGGGCGCGGTGCTGATCGCCGGCGTGTGCTGCGCGCTGTTCGGCAACAGCGATAATCCCGCTCCGGCGATCCGCACGTTCCTGTGGGGTTCGATCATCGGCGTGGTGATCGCTGGGATCTATCTGTTCGCGATCCTGCCCGGCGTGACCGATTTCGTCACCCTTGCCGCCGTGCTCGCGCCGATGTTCCTGATGCTGGGGGCGTTCCTCGCGATCCCGAAATATACGTTGATCTCGCTCGGCGTAGTGCTCGGTCTTGCCAATCTGATCGGCCTCAACGCCAATTACGTGGGGGATTTCGTGAGCTTCGCCAATGGCGCGGTCGCGCAACTCGTCGGCACGGCCTTTGCCGTCGTCACGGTCGGGCTGTTCCAGACGGTCGGCGCCGAGCGAAGCAGCGCGCGGCTGATCCGCGCCGGCTGGCGGGATCTCGCGCGGCGCAGCCTGCTGCCCGGCGAACCCGACGAGATCGGCTGGGTCAGCAAGATGCTCGACCGGATCGGGCTGCTCGCGCCGCGCCTCGTCGCGCGCGGGCAAGATCCGGGGCGGCCGCTGTTCGACGTGCTGGTCGATCTTCGCGTCGGCATCTCGGTCGCCGGGTTGCGCCGTGTGAAGCTCGCCGCAGGCGATTTCGGGCGCGGCATCGTCGATTCGGTGCTGGCGCGGGTGAGCGAACATTACCGCGCCCGCTCGCTCGACCAGCCGGCGGTTCACGATCCAGACCTGCTCACCGCGATCGACGCCGCCATGACCGCCTTCGCCGCCGATCCTCAGCCCGACGAGCGGCGCGACGCGCTGCTCGCGCTCACCAGTTTGCGCCGCAACCTGTTCCCCGCCGCGCCCGGCTATGCGGAGGCGGCGGCATGA
- a CDS encoding MarR family winged helix-turn-helix transcriptional regulator: MVANRTSLEAQIAGRLLPLARMWRKLADEALEGQGLSAATAWVLTHLGRIGPDVRLTDLAEATEIAAPSLVRLLDQLVEQGLVTRTLDDHDRRSKKLALTDRARPIVAASERSLAALRRRILGDIDEDTLAITAAVLDRMSAAAIVASAK, translated from the coding sequence ATGGTTGCGAACAGAACTTCCCTCGAAGCGCAGATCGCCGGGCGCCTGTTGCCCCTCGCGCGCATGTGGCGGAAGCTGGCGGACGAGGCGCTGGAGGGGCAGGGGCTGTCGGCGGCGACGGCATGGGTGCTTACCCATCTCGGGCGTATCGGCCCGGACGTGCGGCTCACCGATCTCGCCGAGGCGACCGAGATCGCCGCGCCCTCGCTGGTGCGCCTGCTCGATCAACTCGTCGAACAGGGCCTCGTCACGCGCACCCTCGACGACCATGACCGCCGCAGCAAGAAGCTTGCACTCACCGACCGCGCCCGCCCGATCGTCGCGGCAAGCGAACGCTCGCTCGCCGCGCTGCGCCGACGCATCCTCGGCGATATCGACGAGGACACGCTCGCCATCACCGCCGCCGTGCTGGACCGCATGAGCGCGGCCGCCATCGTCGCGAGCGCGAAATGA
- a CDS encoding glutathione S-transferase has product MRARMALIVAGVRCEIREVVLRDKPADLIAVSPKATVPVLVTDDGAVIDQSLDIMRWALARHDPEGWLAGDDAALIATNDGAFKHHLDRYKYPDRHGGDPREHRAAALALLAPLEVRLSAHADLCRDGRSLTDIAIFPFVRQFAAVDPDWFAAQPVARVRTWLARQCDSALFEQAMVKHPRWRAGDVPPAS; this is encoded by the coding sequence ATGCGCGCACGGATGGCGCTGATCGTCGCGGGCGTGCGCTGCGAAATCCGCGAGGTGGTGTTGCGCGACAAGCCCGCCGACCTGATCGCCGTCTCGCCCAAGGCGACCGTGCCGGTGCTGGTGACCGACGACGGAGCGGTCATCGATCAGAGCCTCGACATCATGCGCTGGGCGCTCGCCCGTCACGACCCGGAGGGCTGGCTCGCGGGCGATGACGCCGCGCTGATCGCCACCAACGACGGCGCGTTCAAGCATCACCTCGACCGCTACAAATATCCCGACCGGCATGGCGGTGATCCGCGCGAACACCGCGCGGCCGCGCTGGCTCTGCTCGCGCCGCTCGAGGTGCGGCTCTCGGCGCATGCGGATCTGTGCCGCGACGGGCGTTCGCTGACCGACATCGCGATTTTCCCGTTCGTGCGCCAGTTCGCCGCCGTCGATCCCGACTGGTTCGCGGCGCAGCCGGTCGCGCGTGTGCGGACGTGGCTCGCGCGCCAGTGCGACTCGGCGCTGTTCGAACAGGCGATGGTGAAACACCCGCGCTGGCGGGCGGGAGATGTGCCGCCAGCGTCGTAA
- a CDS encoding ribonuclease HI — MARIRIFFDGGCRPNPGRLEIAVVARGVVTIDRDLGEGSSMDAEWHALLRAVAVLRSLGLDEAVLLGDSVAVVNQAGAALAGRARPGHATSFVAAAAGLKLRVRHVKRTQNLAGIALAGLHR; from the coding sequence GTGGCACGGATACGGATCTTTTTCGACGGCGGCTGTCGGCCCAATCCGGGTCGTCTTGAGATCGCGGTCGTCGCGCGCGGTGTGGTGACGATCGACCGTGATCTCGGCGAGGGATCGAGCATGGACGCGGAGTGGCACGCGTTGCTGCGCGCGGTGGCGGTGCTGCGGTCGCTCGGGTTGGACGAGGCGGTGCTGCTGGGCGATTCGGTGGCGGTGGTGAACCAGGCCGGGGCGGCGCTCGCCGGGCGCGCACGTCCGGGCCACGCGACCAGCTTCGTCGCGGCGGCGGCGGGGCTGAAATTGCGCGTGCGGCACGTGAAGCGCACGCAGAACCTCGCCGGCATCGCGCTCGCCGGGTTGCATCGGTGA
- a CDS encoding HpcH/HpaI aldolase/citrate lyase family protein, producing the protein MTKPIRPRRSMLYVPGDKPRALEKAKTLACDAILFDLEDAVAPENKARARDGIAEAVRSGAYGRRELILRVSGPDCAEDFALASALPIDGVLLPKVESPATVADAAARMPHPIWCMIETPLGVLRAAEIAASSDRLAGFVAGTNDITKDLHARHTPSRTPLLTALSLMVLAARAYGLAVIDGVHLDLDDLDGFEAACRQGADLGFDGKSLVHPNSIAIANRVFGPAPEEIARARAMVAAWEEARAQGLGVARINGAMVEQLHVDDANRLIALADAIARG; encoded by the coding sequence ATGACCAAGCCGATCCGCCCGCGCCGCTCGATGCTCTACGTTCCCGGTGACAAGCCGCGCGCGCTCGAAAAGGCGAAAACGCTCGCGTGCGACGCGATCCTGTTCGATCTGGAGGACGCGGTCGCACCGGAGAACAAGGCGCGCGCCCGCGACGGGATCGCCGAAGCGGTGCGCTCGGGCGCCTATGGACGTCGCGAGTTGATCCTGCGGGTGAGCGGGCCGGACTGCGCCGAGGATTTCGCGCTGGCGAGCGCACTGCCGATCGACGGCGTGCTGCTGCCCAAGGTCGAGTCGCCTGCGACCGTGGCGGATGCGGCGGCGCGGATGCCGCATCCGATCTGGTGCATGATCGAAACGCCGCTCGGCGTGCTGCGCGCGGCTGAGATCGCCGCATCTTCGGATCGTCTGGCGGGGTTCGTCGCGGGCACCAACGATATCACCAAGGATTTGCACGCGCGGCACACACCGTCGCGCACGCCCCTGCTCACGGCGCTGTCGCTGATGGTGCTGGCCGCGCGCGCGTATGGGCTGGCGGTGATCGACGGCGTGCATCTCGATCTCGACGATCTCGACGGGTTCGAGGCGGCATGTCGGCAAGGCGCGGACCTCGGCTTCGACGGCAAATCGCTCGTCCATCCCAATTCGATCGCCATCGCCAACCGGGTGTTCGGTCCTGCCCCGGAGGAGATAGCGCGCGCCCGCGCGATGGTCGCGGCATGGGAAGAGGCGCGCGCGCAGGGTCTCGGCGTCGCCCGGATCAACGGCGCGATGGTCGAGCAACTCCATGTCGACGACGCCAATCGCCTGATCGCGCTGGCCGACGCGATCGCACGCGGCTGA
- a CDS encoding class I adenylate-forming enzyme family protein, with protein MTIADMLRRAAEEDGDRTALVCAGRRWSYAALWAAAQGAATLFRESRAQHVALLDGNGEAGVIALFGAALAGVPFAPLNYRRADADVAALLDRIAPAWLIAGDDRATRLGAAAGATVSSPAAFVATAQAAAPAAIDGNREDIAVQIFTSGTTGAPKAALLRHTHLLAYVAATATPAPAGAHEGSLVSVPPYHIANVVALLTAIQARRRLVLLPAFEPAAWLRLAVAEAPTYAFVVPTMLARILDLLEDAGQERPASLAAISYGAGPMPPALLERALTRFPDVRFTNAYGLTETCATIASLTPDDHRAALASRDPAMRARLRSAGRPLPGIEIEIRDASGIPLPAGARGEVYARGTQVSGEYRDRDARDSGGWFATRDLGWRDADGYLFLAGRADDVIVRGGENISPGEIEAVLLTHPAVAEACAVGLPSTEWGESVGAALVLRPGHAAPDPAEMQALVKARLRSSHVPERIAVLDALPYNDLGKLLRRTVRASPLLRTPPSL; from the coding sequence ATGACCATCGCCGACATGCTGCGCCGCGCCGCCGAGGAGGACGGCGATCGGACCGCACTGGTCTGCGCAGGCCGGCGCTGGAGCTATGCCGCGCTGTGGGCAGCGGCGCAGGGTGCGGCGACGCTGTTCCGGGAGAGCCGCGCGCAACACGTGGCGCTGCTGGATGGCAATGGTGAAGCCGGCGTGATCGCGCTGTTCGGCGCCGCGCTCGCCGGGGTGCCGTTCGCGCCGCTCAACTACCGCCGCGCGGACGCCGATGTCGCCGCGCTGCTCGACCGGATCGCGCCGGCGTGGCTGATCGCCGGCGACGACCGGGCGACGCGGTTGGGCGCCGCGGCGGGAGCGACCGTGTCCAGTCCGGCTGCGTTCGTGGCGACGGCGCAAGCGGCCGCGCCCGCCGCGATCGACGGCAATCGCGAGGACATCGCCGTCCAGATCTTCACCAGCGGCACCACCGGCGCGCCCAAGGCGGCGCTGCTGCGGCACACGCACCTGCTCGCCTATGTCGCCGCCACCGCGACGCCCGCGCCGGCGGGCGCGCACGAAGGCTCGCTGGTCAGCGTGCCACCCTATCATATCGCCAACGTCGTCGCCTTGCTGACTGCCATCCAGGCGCGCCGCCGGCTTGTGCTGTTGCCCGCGTTCGAACCGGCGGCATGGCTGCGGCTGGCCGTTGCCGAGGCGCCGACCTATGCGTTCGTCGTGCCGACGATGCTCGCGCGCATTCTCGACCTTCTGGAGGACGCCGGGCAGGAACGCCCCGCGTCGCTGGCGGCGATCTCCTACGGCGCCGGGCCGATGCCGCCAGCGCTGCTCGAACGCGCGCTAACGCGCTTCCCGGACGTGCGCTTCACCAACGCGTACGGCCTCACCGAAACCTGCGCGACGATCGCCTCGCTCACGCCCGACGATCATCGCGCCGCGCTCGCCAGTCGCGATCCGGCCATGCGCGCCCGGCTGCGATCCGCAGGGCGACCGCTCCCCGGCATCGAAATCGAGATTCGCGATGCTTCCGGCATCCCCCTTCCCGCCGGCGCGCGCGGCGAGGTGTATGCGCGCGGCACGCAGGTTTCGGGCGAGTATCGCGACCGCGACGCGCGCGACTCCGGCGGCTGGTTCGCCACGCGCGACCTCGGCTGGCGCGATGCCGATGGCTATCTGTTTCTCGCCGGCCGCGCCGACGACGTGATCGTGCGTGGCGGCGAGAACATCTCGCCCGGCGAGATCGAGGCGGTGCTGCTCACCCACCCCGCCGTCGCCGAGGCGTGCGCGGTCGGCCTGCCCTCCACCGAATGGGGCGAGAGCGTCGGCGCGGCGCTGGTGCTGCGGCCCGGCCATGCCGCGCCCGACCCGGCCGAGATGCAGGCGCTCGTCAAGGCGCGGCTACGCTCCTCGCACGTGCCGGAGCGGATCGCGGTGCTCGACGCGCTGCCGTACAATGATCTCGGCAAGCTGCTCCGCCGCACCGTGCGCGCGTCCCCCCTACTCAGGACGCCTCCAAGCCTGTAA